A single region of the Gopherus evgoodei ecotype Sinaloan lineage chromosome 3, rGopEvg1_v1.p, whole genome shotgun sequence genome encodes:
- the TROAP gene encoding tastin isoform X3 codes for MAQVRKSPEWVSLAHPPRGKWKGSCSLAGSHPQLGKENEPSAWDGSGTRSRSKIPVLSKSRLPLDFQQLHQAWESQCQKGKAAGKKPCTQTCPFNLTCKGDKFHVVPCADMAAATEPPAGSPNPLSRSQPRGPLEEIQLGAAAQKNVPGSCVPGGKEVEFVADPVALASILSNVGLANSTLGVARKPSLARRVPVRGSRGKSLHASGRARMVHGSLYVASGTPALCPDPARTSCFSRLAPQDAARRATQDPAQHSGLLLKSQQIQALSATLRDLGSCAQPAGHPTLQRLGTGAKEACRGHPHPIATATQSKPAGSQEAGGTRDQSSNGKATGGKAGTGGQRATHSSGSPSRRDPMGASQTEEFVPDPDALASVLSNMGLRHADLGPTGKLSLARRVPVKGLRGVPPSSQGSIMGSRTSLLRPQGSVPPKSDFVRTSCYSTLGLKGMEAPDGLQAAQVAGTSRTREISRYSPFGSARRVPVTQPQSLRGSCFSTRFPHRLAVFPRTPSTAEALDKHPAQGALQTPARWAGGLSPEPRSSDPDDAAPPWEKIVVRLFGDGESQAAVEASVRKVLAPPGEESSKAQRIGFLTRLLWKEVEGADGSSSLEELQSLLAACTPSPGPPQTPSALPAASVGLERLPSPSSCQEPGLGPASGTTLPASSAAFPAAGTTLTFSSQRPVCSHPLIRSLRSPTAGGGTAGARAAPAASPPSHVALVKQRLGDLLSAPQRFQEACLDDECAFYMGRPPARLPPATRCCTDPVATLLQAQETMVAPGGPPGEAGSSLQANLPPQPLR; via the exons GGGAAGGCTGCCGGTAAGAAGCCCTGTACGCAGACCTGTCCCTTTAACCTGACCTGCAAAGGGGACAAGTTCCACGTTGTGCCCTGCGCTGATATGGCTGCAGCCACGGAGCCGCCGGCGGGATCCCCCAATCCGCTGAGCAGAAGCCAGCCCAGAGGCCCACTGGAGGAGATACAGCTGGGGGCAGCGGCACAGAAGAACGTGCCAGGCAGCTGCGTCCCCGGTGGCAAAG AAGTGGAGTTTGTGGCTGACCCGGTGGCTTTAGCCAGCATCCTCTCCAACGTGGGGCTGGCAAACAGCACGCTGGGTGTGGCCAGGAAACCCAGCCTGGCCCGCCGGGTCCCtgtgagggggagcaggggaaagTCGCTCCATGCCAGCGGACGCGCACGG ATGGTGCATGGCTCCCTGTACGTAGCTTCGGGGACCCCTGCCTTGTGCCCGGATCCAGCCCGCACCTCCTGCTTCTCCCGGCTGGCTCCTCAAG ACGCAGCTCGTCGGGCCACACAGGATCCTGCTCAGCACAGTGGCCTGCTCCTTAAATCTCAGCAGATCCAGGCCCTGTCGGCGACGTTGAGGGACCTGGGGTCCTGCGCCCAGCCCGCG GGGCACCCCACTCTGCAGAGACTTGGCACAGGGGCAAAGGAGGCATGTCGGGGGCACCCGCATCCCATTGCCACGGCAACGCAGAGCAAACCAGCCGGGAGCCAGGAAGCTGGTGGAACCAGGGACCAGTCCAGCAATGGCAAAGCAACCGGGGGCAAggctggcactggggggcagAGAGCAACCCACAG CAGCGGCTCACCCTCGAGGAGGGATCCCATGGGAGCATCACAGACAG AGGAGTTCGTGCCGGACCCGGATGCCCTGGCCAGCGTCCTCTCCAACATGGGGCTGAGGCACGCTGACCTGGGGCCCACGGGAAAGCTCAGCCTGGCTCGGAGGGTGCCGGTGAAGGGGCTGCGAGGGGTCCCACCCTCCTCTCAGGGGAGCATCATG GGCAGCAGGACCTCGCTGCTGAGACCTCAGGGCAGTGTCCCCCCGAAGAGCGACTTCGTCCGCACCTCCTGCTACTCCACACTGGGACTTAAAG GTATGGAGGCCCCGGATGGTCTCCAAGCAGCCCAGGTGGCTGGCACGTCGCGGACCCGGGAGATCAGCCGCTATTCGCCCTTTGGCTCCGCCCGGAGGGTGCCCGTCACGCAGCCCCAGTCCCTG CGCGGCAGCTGCTTCTCCACCCGCTTCCCCCACCGCCTGGCTGTCTTCCCCCGCACACCCAGCACCGCAGAGGCCCTGGACAAGCACCCGGCCCAGGGAGcactgcag ACCCCAGCCAGGTGGGCCGGCGGCCTCTCCCCGGAGCCCAGAAGCTCTGACCCTGATGACGCAGCCCCGCCCTGG GAGAAGATCGTGGTGCGTCTCTTTGGGGACGGGGAGAGCCAGGCAGCCGTGGAAGCGTCGGTGAGGAAAGTGCTCGCCCCGCCCGGCGAGGAGAGCAGCAAGGCGCAG CGCATCGGGTTTCTGACCCGGCTCCTGTGGaaggaggtggagggggcagacGGCTCCTCCAGCCTGGAAGAGCTCCAGAGCCTGCTGGCTGCCTGCACCCCGTCACCCGGGCCCCCCCAGAcaccctctgctctgccagcagccAGTGTCGGGCTGGAGCgactcccctccccttcttcatGCCAGGAACCTGGGCTGGGCCCTGCCAGCGGGACGACGCTCCCAGCCAGCTCCGCTGCCTTCCCTGCTGCGGGCACCACACTGACCTTCTCCTCCCAGCGGCCCGTCTGCTCCCACCCTCTCATCCGCTCCCTGAGGTCGCCCACCGCCGGCGGGGGCACTGCAG GGGCCAGGGCTGCCCCCGCCGCCAGCCCCCCGTCCCACGTGGCCCTGGTGAAGCAGCGGCTCGGGGACCTGCTCAGCGCCCCCCAGCGCTTCCAGGAGGCCTGCCTGGACGACGAGTGTGCCTTCTACATGGGCCGGCCCCCTGcccgcctgccccctgccacccgctGCTGCACAGACCCTGTGGCCACGCTGCTGCAGGCCCAGGAAACCATG GTGGCACCTGGGGGTCCCCCGGGGGAAGCTGGGAGCTCACTCCAGGcaaacctgccaccccagcccttgaGATGA
- the TROAP gene encoding tastin isoform X4 yields MAAATEPPAGSPNPLSRSQPRGPLEEIQLGAAAQKNVPGSCVPGGKEVEFVADPVALASILSNVGLANSTLGVARKPSLARRVPVRGSRGKSLHASGRARMVHGSLYVASGTPALCPDPARTSCFSRLAPQDAARRATQDPAQHSGLLLKSQQIQALSATLRDLGSCAQPAGHPTLQRLGTGAKEACRGHPHPIATATQSKPAGSQEAGGTRDQSSNGKATGGKAGTGGQRATHSSGSPSRRDPMGASQTEEFVPDPDALASVLSNMGLRHADLGPTGKLSLARRVPVKGLRGVPPSSQGSIMGSRTSLLRPQGSVPPKSDFVRTSCYSTLGLKGMEAPDGLQAAQVAGTSRTREISRYSPFGSARRVPVTQPQSLRGSCFSTRFPHRLAVFPRTPSTAEALDKHPAQGALQTPARWAGGLSPEPRSSDPDDAAPPWEKIVVRLFGDGESQAAVEASVRKVLAPPGEESSKAQRIGFLTRLLWKEVEGADGSSSLEELQSLLAACTPSPGPPQTPSALPAASVGLERLPSPSSCQEPGLGPASGTTLPASSAAFPAAGTTLTFSSQRPVCSHPLIRSLRSPTAGGGTAGARAAPAASPPSHVALVKQRLGDLLSAPQRFQEACLDDECAFYMGRPPARLPPATRCCTDPVATLLQAQETMHFIPIMQVAPGGPPGEAGSSLQANLPPQPLR; encoded by the exons ATGGCTGCAGCCACGGAGCCGCCGGCGGGATCCCCCAATCCGCTGAGCAGAAGCCAGCCCAGAGGCCCACTGGAGGAGATACAGCTGGGGGCAGCGGCACAGAAGAACGTGCCAGGCAGCTGCGTCCCCGGTGGCAAAG AAGTGGAGTTTGTGGCTGACCCGGTGGCTTTAGCCAGCATCCTCTCCAACGTGGGGCTGGCAAACAGCACGCTGGGTGTGGCCAGGAAACCCAGCCTGGCCCGCCGGGTCCCtgtgagggggagcaggggaaagTCGCTCCATGCCAGCGGACGCGCACGG ATGGTGCATGGCTCCCTGTACGTAGCTTCGGGGACCCCTGCCTTGTGCCCGGATCCAGCCCGCACCTCCTGCTTCTCCCGGCTGGCTCCTCAAG ACGCAGCTCGTCGGGCCACACAGGATCCTGCTCAGCACAGTGGCCTGCTCCTTAAATCTCAGCAGATCCAGGCCCTGTCGGCGACGTTGAGGGACCTGGGGTCCTGCGCCCAGCCCGCG GGGCACCCCACTCTGCAGAGACTTGGCACAGGGGCAAAGGAGGCATGTCGGGGGCACCCGCATCCCATTGCCACGGCAACGCAGAGCAAACCAGCCGGGAGCCAGGAAGCTGGTGGAACCAGGGACCAGTCCAGCAATGGCAAAGCAACCGGGGGCAAggctggcactggggggcagAGAGCAACCCACAG CAGCGGCTCACCCTCGAGGAGGGATCCCATGGGAGCATCACAGACAG AGGAGTTCGTGCCGGACCCGGATGCCCTGGCCAGCGTCCTCTCCAACATGGGGCTGAGGCACGCTGACCTGGGGCCCACGGGAAAGCTCAGCCTGGCTCGGAGGGTGCCGGTGAAGGGGCTGCGAGGGGTCCCACCCTCCTCTCAGGGGAGCATCATG GGCAGCAGGACCTCGCTGCTGAGACCTCAGGGCAGTGTCCCCCCGAAGAGCGACTTCGTCCGCACCTCCTGCTACTCCACACTGGGACTTAAAG GTATGGAGGCCCCGGATGGTCTCCAAGCAGCCCAGGTGGCTGGCACGTCGCGGACCCGGGAGATCAGCCGCTATTCGCCCTTTGGCTCCGCCCGGAGGGTGCCCGTCACGCAGCCCCAGTCCCTG CGCGGCAGCTGCTTCTCCACCCGCTTCCCCCACCGCCTGGCTGTCTTCCCCCGCACACCCAGCACCGCAGAGGCCCTGGACAAGCACCCGGCCCAGGGAGcactgcag ACCCCAGCCAGGTGGGCCGGCGGCCTCTCCCCGGAGCCCAGAAGCTCTGACCCTGATGACGCAGCCCCGCCCTGG GAGAAGATCGTGGTGCGTCTCTTTGGGGACGGGGAGAGCCAGGCAGCCGTGGAAGCGTCGGTGAGGAAAGTGCTCGCCCCGCCCGGCGAGGAGAGCAGCAAGGCGCAG CGCATCGGGTTTCTGACCCGGCTCCTGTGGaaggaggtggagggggcagacGGCTCCTCCAGCCTGGAAGAGCTCCAGAGCCTGCTGGCTGCCTGCACCCCGTCACCCGGGCCCCCCCAGAcaccctctgctctgccagcagccAGTGTCGGGCTGGAGCgactcccctccccttcttcatGCCAGGAACCTGGGCTGGGCCCTGCCAGCGGGACGACGCTCCCAGCCAGCTCCGCTGCCTTCCCTGCTGCGGGCACCACACTGACCTTCTCCTCCCAGCGGCCCGTCTGCTCCCACCCTCTCATCCGCTCCCTGAGGTCGCCCACCGCCGGCGGGGGCACTGCAG GGGCCAGGGCTGCCCCCGCCGCCAGCCCCCCGTCCCACGTGGCCCTGGTGAAGCAGCGGCTCGGGGACCTGCTCAGCGCCCCCCAGCGCTTCCAGGAGGCCTGCCTGGACGACGAGTGTGCCTTCTACATGGGCCGGCCCCCTGcccgcctgccccctgccacccgctGCTGCACAGACCCTGTGGCCACGCTGCTGCAGGCCCAGGAAACCATG CACTTTATCCCCATCATGCAGGTGGCACCTGGGGGTCCCCCGGGGGAAGCTGGGAGCTCACTCCAGGcaaacctgccaccccagcccttgaGATGA
- the TROAP gene encoding tastin isoform X2 — MAQVRKSPEWVSLAHPPRGKWKGSCSLAGSHPQLGKENEPSAWDGSGTRSRSKIPVLSKSRLPLDFQQLHQAWESQCQKGKAAGKKPCTQTCPFNLTCKGDKFHVVPCADMAAATEPPAGSPNPLSRSQPRGPLEEIQLGAAAQKNVPGSCVPGGKEVEFVADPVALASILSNVGLANSTLGVARKPSLARRVPVRGSRGKSLHASGRARMVHGSLYVASGTPALCPDPARTSCFSRLAPQDAARRATQDPAQHSGLLLKSQQIQALSATLRDLGSCAQPAGHPTLQRLGTGAKEACRGHPHPIATATQSKPAGSQEAGGTRDQSSNGKATGGKAGTGGQRATHSGSPSRRDPMGASQTEEFVPDPDALASVLSNMGLRHADLGPTGKLSLARRVPVKGLRGVPPSSQGSIMGSRTSLLRPQGSVPPKSDFVRTSCYSTLGLKGMEAPDGLQAAQVAGTSRTREISRYSPFGSARRVPVTQPQSLRGSCFSTRFPHRLAVFPRTPSTAEALDKHPAQGALQTPARWAGGLSPEPRSSDPDDAAPPWEKIVVRLFGDGESQAAVEASVRKVLAPPGEESSKAQRIGFLTRLLWKEVEGADGSSSLEELQSLLAACTPSPGPPQTPSALPAASVGLERLPSPSSCQEPGLGPASGTTLPASSAAFPAAGTTLTFSSQRPVCSHPLIRSLRSPTAGGGTAGARAAPAASPPSHVALVKQRLGDLLSAPQRFQEACLDDECAFYMGRPPARLPPATRCCTDPVATLLQAQETMHFIPIMQVAPGGPPGEAGSSLQANLPPQPLR, encoded by the exons GGGAAGGCTGCCGGTAAGAAGCCCTGTACGCAGACCTGTCCCTTTAACCTGACCTGCAAAGGGGACAAGTTCCACGTTGTGCCCTGCGCTGATATGGCTGCAGCCACGGAGCCGCCGGCGGGATCCCCCAATCCGCTGAGCAGAAGCCAGCCCAGAGGCCCACTGGAGGAGATACAGCTGGGGGCAGCGGCACAGAAGAACGTGCCAGGCAGCTGCGTCCCCGGTGGCAAAG AAGTGGAGTTTGTGGCTGACCCGGTGGCTTTAGCCAGCATCCTCTCCAACGTGGGGCTGGCAAACAGCACGCTGGGTGTGGCCAGGAAACCCAGCCTGGCCCGCCGGGTCCCtgtgagggggagcaggggaaagTCGCTCCATGCCAGCGGACGCGCACGG ATGGTGCATGGCTCCCTGTACGTAGCTTCGGGGACCCCTGCCTTGTGCCCGGATCCAGCCCGCACCTCCTGCTTCTCCCGGCTGGCTCCTCAAG ACGCAGCTCGTCGGGCCACACAGGATCCTGCTCAGCACAGTGGCCTGCTCCTTAAATCTCAGCAGATCCAGGCCCTGTCGGCGACGTTGAGGGACCTGGGGTCCTGCGCCCAGCCCGCG GGGCACCCCACTCTGCAGAGACTTGGCACAGGGGCAAAGGAGGCATGTCGGGGGCACCCGCATCCCATTGCCACGGCAACGCAGAGCAAACCAGCCGGGAGCCAGGAAGCTGGTGGAACCAGGGACCAGTCCAGCAATGGCAAAGCAACCGGGGGCAAggctggcactggggggcagAGAGCAACCCACAG CGGCTCACCCTCGAGGAGGGATCCCATGGGAGCATCACAGACAG AGGAGTTCGTGCCGGACCCGGATGCCCTGGCCAGCGTCCTCTCCAACATGGGGCTGAGGCACGCTGACCTGGGGCCCACGGGAAAGCTCAGCCTGGCTCGGAGGGTGCCGGTGAAGGGGCTGCGAGGGGTCCCACCCTCCTCTCAGGGGAGCATCATG GGCAGCAGGACCTCGCTGCTGAGACCTCAGGGCAGTGTCCCCCCGAAGAGCGACTTCGTCCGCACCTCCTGCTACTCCACACTGGGACTTAAAG GTATGGAGGCCCCGGATGGTCTCCAAGCAGCCCAGGTGGCTGGCACGTCGCGGACCCGGGAGATCAGCCGCTATTCGCCCTTTGGCTCCGCCCGGAGGGTGCCCGTCACGCAGCCCCAGTCCCTG CGCGGCAGCTGCTTCTCCACCCGCTTCCCCCACCGCCTGGCTGTCTTCCCCCGCACACCCAGCACCGCAGAGGCCCTGGACAAGCACCCGGCCCAGGGAGcactgcag ACCCCAGCCAGGTGGGCCGGCGGCCTCTCCCCGGAGCCCAGAAGCTCTGACCCTGATGACGCAGCCCCGCCCTGG GAGAAGATCGTGGTGCGTCTCTTTGGGGACGGGGAGAGCCAGGCAGCCGTGGAAGCGTCGGTGAGGAAAGTGCTCGCCCCGCCCGGCGAGGAGAGCAGCAAGGCGCAG CGCATCGGGTTTCTGACCCGGCTCCTGTGGaaggaggtggagggggcagacGGCTCCTCCAGCCTGGAAGAGCTCCAGAGCCTGCTGGCTGCCTGCACCCCGTCACCCGGGCCCCCCCAGAcaccctctgctctgccagcagccAGTGTCGGGCTGGAGCgactcccctccccttcttcatGCCAGGAACCTGGGCTGGGCCCTGCCAGCGGGACGACGCTCCCAGCCAGCTCCGCTGCCTTCCCTGCTGCGGGCACCACACTGACCTTCTCCTCCCAGCGGCCCGTCTGCTCCCACCCTCTCATCCGCTCCCTGAGGTCGCCCACCGCCGGCGGGGGCACTGCAG GGGCCAGGGCTGCCCCCGCCGCCAGCCCCCCGTCCCACGTGGCCCTGGTGAAGCAGCGGCTCGGGGACCTGCTCAGCGCCCCCCAGCGCTTCCAGGAGGCCTGCCTGGACGACGAGTGTGCCTTCTACATGGGCCGGCCCCCTGcccgcctgccccctgccacccgctGCTGCACAGACCCTGTGGCCACGCTGCTGCAGGCCCAGGAAACCATG CACTTTATCCCCATCATGCAGGTGGCACCTGGGGGTCCCCCGGGGGAAGCTGGGAGCTCACTCCAGGcaaacctgccaccccagcccttgaGATGA
- the TROAP gene encoding tastin isoform X1, producing the protein MAQVRKSPEWVSLAHPPRGKWKGSCSLAGSHPQLGKENEPSAWDGSGTRSRSKIPVLSKSRLPLDFQQLHQAWESQCQKGKAAGKKPCTQTCPFNLTCKGDKFHVVPCADMAAATEPPAGSPNPLSRSQPRGPLEEIQLGAAAQKNVPGSCVPGGKEVEFVADPVALASILSNVGLANSTLGVARKPSLARRVPVRGSRGKSLHASGRARMVHGSLYVASGTPALCPDPARTSCFSRLAPQDAARRATQDPAQHSGLLLKSQQIQALSATLRDLGSCAQPAGHPTLQRLGTGAKEACRGHPHPIATATQSKPAGSQEAGGTRDQSSNGKATGGKAGTGGQRATHSSGSPSRRDPMGASQTEEFVPDPDALASVLSNMGLRHADLGPTGKLSLARRVPVKGLRGVPPSSQGSIMGSRTSLLRPQGSVPPKSDFVRTSCYSTLGLKGMEAPDGLQAAQVAGTSRTREISRYSPFGSARRVPVTQPQSLRGSCFSTRFPHRLAVFPRTPSTAEALDKHPAQGALQTPARWAGGLSPEPRSSDPDDAAPPWEKIVVRLFGDGESQAAVEASVRKVLAPPGEESSKAQRIGFLTRLLWKEVEGADGSSSLEELQSLLAACTPSPGPPQTPSALPAASVGLERLPSPSSCQEPGLGPASGTTLPASSAAFPAAGTTLTFSSQRPVCSHPLIRSLRSPTAGGGTAGARAAPAASPPSHVALVKQRLGDLLSAPQRFQEACLDDECAFYMGRPPARLPPATRCCTDPVATLLQAQETMHFIPIMQVAPGGPPGEAGSSLQANLPPQPLR; encoded by the exons GGGAAGGCTGCCGGTAAGAAGCCCTGTACGCAGACCTGTCCCTTTAACCTGACCTGCAAAGGGGACAAGTTCCACGTTGTGCCCTGCGCTGATATGGCTGCAGCCACGGAGCCGCCGGCGGGATCCCCCAATCCGCTGAGCAGAAGCCAGCCCAGAGGCCCACTGGAGGAGATACAGCTGGGGGCAGCGGCACAGAAGAACGTGCCAGGCAGCTGCGTCCCCGGTGGCAAAG AAGTGGAGTTTGTGGCTGACCCGGTGGCTTTAGCCAGCATCCTCTCCAACGTGGGGCTGGCAAACAGCACGCTGGGTGTGGCCAGGAAACCCAGCCTGGCCCGCCGGGTCCCtgtgagggggagcaggggaaagTCGCTCCATGCCAGCGGACGCGCACGG ATGGTGCATGGCTCCCTGTACGTAGCTTCGGGGACCCCTGCCTTGTGCCCGGATCCAGCCCGCACCTCCTGCTTCTCCCGGCTGGCTCCTCAAG ACGCAGCTCGTCGGGCCACACAGGATCCTGCTCAGCACAGTGGCCTGCTCCTTAAATCTCAGCAGATCCAGGCCCTGTCGGCGACGTTGAGGGACCTGGGGTCCTGCGCCCAGCCCGCG GGGCACCCCACTCTGCAGAGACTTGGCACAGGGGCAAAGGAGGCATGTCGGGGGCACCCGCATCCCATTGCCACGGCAACGCAGAGCAAACCAGCCGGGAGCCAGGAAGCTGGTGGAACCAGGGACCAGTCCAGCAATGGCAAAGCAACCGGGGGCAAggctggcactggggggcagAGAGCAACCCACAG CAGCGGCTCACCCTCGAGGAGGGATCCCATGGGAGCATCACAGACAG AGGAGTTCGTGCCGGACCCGGATGCCCTGGCCAGCGTCCTCTCCAACATGGGGCTGAGGCACGCTGACCTGGGGCCCACGGGAAAGCTCAGCCTGGCTCGGAGGGTGCCGGTGAAGGGGCTGCGAGGGGTCCCACCCTCCTCTCAGGGGAGCATCATG GGCAGCAGGACCTCGCTGCTGAGACCTCAGGGCAGTGTCCCCCCGAAGAGCGACTTCGTCCGCACCTCCTGCTACTCCACACTGGGACTTAAAG GTATGGAGGCCCCGGATGGTCTCCAAGCAGCCCAGGTGGCTGGCACGTCGCGGACCCGGGAGATCAGCCGCTATTCGCCCTTTGGCTCCGCCCGGAGGGTGCCCGTCACGCAGCCCCAGTCCCTG CGCGGCAGCTGCTTCTCCACCCGCTTCCCCCACCGCCTGGCTGTCTTCCCCCGCACACCCAGCACCGCAGAGGCCCTGGACAAGCACCCGGCCCAGGGAGcactgcag ACCCCAGCCAGGTGGGCCGGCGGCCTCTCCCCGGAGCCCAGAAGCTCTGACCCTGATGACGCAGCCCCGCCCTGG GAGAAGATCGTGGTGCGTCTCTTTGGGGACGGGGAGAGCCAGGCAGCCGTGGAAGCGTCGGTGAGGAAAGTGCTCGCCCCGCCCGGCGAGGAGAGCAGCAAGGCGCAG CGCATCGGGTTTCTGACCCGGCTCCTGTGGaaggaggtggagggggcagacGGCTCCTCCAGCCTGGAAGAGCTCCAGAGCCTGCTGGCTGCCTGCACCCCGTCACCCGGGCCCCCCCAGAcaccctctgctctgccagcagccAGTGTCGGGCTGGAGCgactcccctccccttcttcatGCCAGGAACCTGGGCTGGGCCCTGCCAGCGGGACGACGCTCCCAGCCAGCTCCGCTGCCTTCCCTGCTGCGGGCACCACACTGACCTTCTCCTCCCAGCGGCCCGTCTGCTCCCACCCTCTCATCCGCTCCCTGAGGTCGCCCACCGCCGGCGGGGGCACTGCAG GGGCCAGGGCTGCCCCCGCCGCCAGCCCCCCGTCCCACGTGGCCCTGGTGAAGCAGCGGCTCGGGGACCTGCTCAGCGCCCCCCAGCGCTTCCAGGAGGCCTGCCTGGACGACGAGTGTGCCTTCTACATGGGCCGGCCCCCTGcccgcctgccccctgccacccgctGCTGCACAGACCCTGTGGCCACGCTGCTGCAGGCCCAGGAAACCATG CACTTTATCCCCATCATGCAGGTGGCACCTGGGGGTCCCCCGGGGGAAGCTGGGAGCTCACTCCAGGcaaacctgccaccccagcccttgaGATGA